The sequence TACacttatatattattgtataatAATGTATGTCAACTATAATTTACATAAGCATgacatacaaaaatatatatttataaacacAACATATATCAAACATATATATCACATAACATTTAATAATATGCATACTTGTATATctttgtgtgtgtatatatatatatccaatatGTTTtgtgtatgtaaatatatattttcatctcTGATGCAGATGTAAAGTAGAGTtgacatataataatatataagtgTACATGGAGGAAACTCTTTCGTCATCTAAGTTGTCAACAAAATTGTAGCAATAGCCGAGGTAATGTGACGTACTATCATAATACAATAAAGATGTGTTATAGTTTGAATATGTTTTGCAAAAATTATCAGAtaccttttaaaatataataatattattaattatgattaatacaattttatttctGTTTAATCATAAAAAAGTTCACTTTtcttgttgctgttgttattaCTGAGGCATTCAACATTGTTTTTAGGTGTCTAACAAGACCACCAccttatatatgtaaaaatgaaaaatagcgTCAACTAATGAACTATGTGTGTGTCATAAAGTATTcgtttgtatttatttatttttcagatGATGCATTCAATAATAGTATTGAAAATCAACTAAttctaaattttgtatttaacGGAAGCACTCAATAAATTATTCGTTTGTATTTATCTGGTGTATTTAATATTCATAATAGAGTCcaactaatttatatttttctataaatcaACACATTCAAGGGAAGCACTCTATGAAGTATATTGATTGTTTgtctgatttttttaatatttatattgaagttCAATTGATTTAGATTTTTCTACTGAACATCACAATCCAAGGAAACACTCTATGAACCCAACTCAATATTCATAGACCTTTTATCTTTGGCTTCGCAATGTCTGCAGGAGCGGCTCAAGCGTATTAGTGGCCTAAAGCAAAAATTAAACGGGGCttaaatttaattcttaatatcttttatataaattatttattctacTTTTCATCTGATAATATAactattcttattttaaattaattttcattagatatagtactccaaatatgtcaaatttcttctaataattcctTCATCATGAAATCtttactttttctacaaatagtattcaatatttattaaaagataataactaataaactattattataaaaaataaggcCTCTTAAATTTGGGGCCCTAAGGCacatgtcacgccccgagctatccCCGTGACGCAgacacgaaacctaggaccacaagtgatcccaagctaaccctgctggcatgatcatgtgcatactaaagataataaactgatgcgaaagctaaatcttaattaaatctgaaaagatggggaatacccatattttataacAGAAACATTTCAAGACAATGAGTTTAacacaaaggaaatattaactcaatactaagctgaatctaactatgtcgaaataagcctctaaatcggactagaaatactgggacaagccctagctaaatctagcaaaaattgaaattaaatgactaaaagaaaactaaatgaactcatgactattatcctcggagaatgaggactcaccactgaagatgtagcgcacgtatgcgtcagtacttgaaaggtactgagcatgtagaaGATAGTAACactgaaataaaacaaaactgaacaagcataaaagcaagtataataatttgacatgataaactgaattctgagctaactggatgcaatgaccaatttataatatGCTGAAAATGAATACTGAACATACTGATAAATactcaatgcagagagtctaacAGATTTGTAGGAGCTactaataaatgataataaaaccacatgagctaaatatggagtccgataTATACACCCCATAgagaggatccaatataccctgccaaaggtataaatgCATGCTGGCGtaatcactaaactgattgcccacaagGGGACTTACAACGTACTTgcctagtagttctgggactaattggtacactgaaccctagtccaactcggtattatactactcccaatgaatgctgtaaatttactgattatatctgagttttctataaataatgGATAGCTCAAAgatgaacatgcaaactgagaatacaacaattaatctgataattatgcatttataactggcatgtatatctgaagtgtctgaaatatctgacctagcatgtataattcaagaactaaagcaATACAAagttagggttctgaaattcatgcgataatctgagtaataacatgataatatgatttggaacatatactAAACTAAATAACGAAGTTTTAACAAAGATCTAGAaatcctaggtttaatcatgataagagaatcaagaactgactgaaaattagggacccaatgggtgaaaggaacccactagtgaaattctacatacctggtgatgaaatccacgaaaaaatacttaagtttcggagCTGGAAcagctggagcttgtggcgttcttgaactagggttcttgagctttttctcctctcttgcttctaatttttcaaagttttgatttaatgatttgacttagatatattttaattatgtttctaggcttaaactgactaaaatcttatgatttaggATCAAAAAGACGTATATTAGGATTTAAACAGAatgggaaaggtccaaaaggCCCCTGTGaaagttgttgtcggaccaatCGATGGCCAGGAcagacggtccatcgattgatcCACGCTTCGTCGGTTAGTCTGTCGGTTGGGCCTTTTTcataggcctttactaaaatgggcataattTTTTACTCGTAGGTCTGacttagcaaggtcggtggctatggaaagataattcaattatctgtgggtaggtcatgggacacctaattcattttgtgctaagagttatgaccatttgaaattgACCCAACCACATTTCCCCCTTAACTGCCTGCTAGTCATTCGTGGCTCTTGTCAGGGAGTGGATGGAGAGAGTGTCatcgacggtcatggactacgtACCGTAGTCTGACCTGCGGACTGTAAGTCCATCCGTTTACCaacacttaaccaattttccCGGGCTGAAaattttgggagtttctgatcccatcgacggttgtgcaggacggaccgtgggtcaggctatggtccgtcgatggttaCGTCAGTTGCACCTGCAAGTTTTtcttaaaaactaatttttggtttgttttgtcTATAGGGTGTTACGtcacatttctttttttaacacTATCGAGCCACCCCAGAATATCCGAAAAAGCTGCTCTGTTGCTGCTGTAGCTGTTGAGCCAGTAAAAGTATTAAAGAATGGATCTTCTTGCTTCGGATGGAAAAGGTAAAATTTTGAtgataaagtttcaatttttatggGTTTTATTTGAGCTTTTATGTTGTGAATTGGAAGTTTGGGGTGGTGATTCCTCATTGAAATAGGTAATGGGGATGCACCAAAATGGAAGAAATTGAGTTCGGAAGAACTTTGAATAAGTACATCAATGATTGCGAAACCTATAAGATTTGGTTTGAATGTGTTAAAGAAAAATGGCAACTGTTCAAGATGATTATTTGATTGTTTACTTGTTTTCTTTTGGGTTTTTAttgtgttgttgttgatgtatAAAGTTATTCATTCTTACAAGgtagaaaaaatgattttttttttgaagttttactTTTTATGAATGTGAAATGAACCACGAATTCAGAAATTAGCATAGATATGTAGAAATTTGTTGTAAATTGCACTTtaggtgtgtttggtatgaaggaaaatgtgaACGATTTATTGGAAAATCTTTCTTCGTATATAAGTTatattctctcttctttttttttaatgtttggtgAATAAGTAGAAAATATTGTCCCAAAAGCATTTCTATATAACTTATTCAAAGTTTCAAACACTATGGGGATGGGAGTGGAGGTGGGGGGCAATGTCACTTGTTTTCCGTATTTTCATAAAGGGAattattttcctcatttttaagGAACTTGTTTACCTGGAGAATAACTAAGGCTGAATTCATAGGTCATCCGCAATAAAAGAAGTTTCAAGTATCTTAGAAGAAGTTTCAAGTATCTTTGATCTATAATCCAATGAAATGGGGAAATTGATGATGATGTCACACATCATTTTGGTGCGGGATGGATGAAATGCAGGCTTGCATACGAAGTCTTGTGTGATAAATTAAAAAGGTGCCACCAAAGCTTGAACGTAAGTTCTATGGAATGATGATTAGACCAACTGTGTTGTAAGGGGCAGGACTGTTGACCAGCTAAGAATTCTCATGTTTAGAAGATCAAGGTTATGGAAATGAGGATGCTGAGATGGATGTCTGGGCCTACCAAGAAATATATGATTAGGAATAAATATATCAGTGGGAGTGACTCCCATGGTGGACAACATGAGGAAGGTAAGACTGAGATAGTTCAGAAAAGTGATGGGAAGACTTAGAAATGACTTAGTGAGCAGGTGTGAGACATTGGCAATTGTGGGTTGAAGGAGAGGCAGAGGTAGACTGAAAAGGTATTGTAGAGGAGTAATTAGACATGACAATGGAGCCTCTTTAACTTGCTGAACAGATGATATTAGATAGGGGAATTTGGAGGTCACGAATTAGGGTAGATGTCTAGTGGGTAGTTGCACAGTATCGTCTCACTTTCCAGTGGCATAGGCTGGTTGGTAGTTTGGAGCACCATATTTACTTTCTCTTTCATACAAATAGTATTAACATTATTCTCATagttcttgttcttcaatttttttactatttgttGTTCGTAGTACTTCGGTACCGAACCATTTAGTTGTAGTTGCTGACTTCTGAATGTTATGTAATGCTTCCCATACTATCTTCCATGGCTTCTTcactttcatattttctttttcccctACTTccttgaattatttttcttgagaGAGTTAATCAGAAACAACATCTCTACCTCCACTAGGTAGGGCTAAGTTTTTTGTACACTCTATCCTCTCCATACTTTACTCGTGGAACTACATTGgatttgttattattgttgttgtttacctaatgaaaatgttttcctttgtACTAAACACACCCTTGGTCTTGCTATTTGGAACATGATGATTCCTATTTCTCCTACTTATGGCCTCTCCTTTccttgtttttgttttgtttttggcAGGGTTCGAGGTCTACCTTGTCGGGGGTTGTGTTAGCGATCTTATACTGGACAGAACTCCAAaagaattttatatattaacatCAGCTGAACTTAAAGAGGTTAGCTGCACtgcatttttttattgttaaatgtAAGTTATGATAACTAGCAACAAGAAAGTGCTGCGAgtcacacttttttttttggtcttctAAAGattgttttaacttttatagATAAGACAGGAATTTGAAGGGAAGAAAGCAGTCAATTTGGTCTTCTCAAGAAACATCTTTTCCAGTAATCAAGTAAACCTTATTAAGAGTGGTAAAGGTTTCTGAGGTATCTTTTTGAGTATTTACCTCTTTCCATGCTTTTTCCAAAGCAGGTTTCGAGCTTTACCGCGACTGGGAGTAAGTTTGAGCGGAATGTCTATAATGTTGTTCGAAGACCTGCATGCAGTGAAGCCGATTTCATTCACTGGAAAAATAGAGtagctttttttttctttcttttggaactatattttaatttcatcaacattaaaatagttttaatatgTTGTTACCCCAAGCTGATAGCTTAATCACCAGATTGCATTACATACCTAAAAGGCTAAAACATAAGGGTGTGGAGTCAAAcctgcccccccccccctcctcccctcccagacacacacacacaaatcaATAGCAAAATATATGTAACCTATGATGATAATTTTCTTGTCAAAATATCaacttattattttagtttaactTAATAAGGAAAAATTGCGATATGATAAAATTGGAGctttgattaaataaataaaatgtaatatCCAATGAATAACATCCACAACAGCTTTAGAGAAACAAATCAAGTGGAAGATGTTTTAGCATATGAAGACGCTAAAAATGGATCAATTCAACTTAGAATGAGAAGTAGAACTTCCAACGATGATGGGCCTCAAAAACAATGGGGCTAAATGATGCAAAATAAGGAAATTTCTTAGTTTGTTATAGTTCAAGACTTGCATTTTATTTAGCTTCTTTGTTGTTTCAGAATTTTGATAGTAacaaaactaatatttttagcTTTCAGCGTTCCGTGTTTTAATTTTGATGGATTTGTTGTCAAAAGCTTCTATAgctaattttcaaaaagaaaaaaacactaTTGTTATGGTGAAACCTTAAATTTAGGTATCCATTATTTAGTCTATCTTAATGTAACGATCCGAACCGTCATTAATTAGGAAGAgataaaaatctggaaaattcgGGCCACTGACCTGCCAGGGCAGGGGATGTGCCGTTGGGGCGCCACTGCCAAGTTGGTGCCAGAGCCGAAATAGCGAGGCATGATGTAAATTATGAGATATCCTATTTTCTCCATCTTCCTAAAAATACCTAAATAAGTTGTAAATCACCCTAGAAATCCCCCAAAAGTTTCTCTAAACATGGGAATGAAGGAGAGGGAGATTTCTAGTGTGGGAATGACAAAATCTTGTGAATTCTTTGACAAATCTACCGTCACAAACACGAAAAACTCAAATCATAGTCAAAACTCCAGGTAGGCTAGGTTTTTATAATTGAATAGTTACAAATATGTTCTTACTACGTGATATATGCAAATCAATGTTAGGTTGTGGGCAGACCTTTGTGCACCAAGTAAACTACATAAATAAATCCTGGAAAACTCAAAGTATGTGAGTCTATACCTTGTGAAGAGGAATTGATGTGTTGTTAGAAAAATCTAGAATTGCTATCATGGAAAGAATGGGGTCAAGAATAAGGACACGAGATCATGAGTAGAACTAGAACTATGAATGTATGTTACATCCGAAAATTGAGGTAATGAAGTTTAGGAATTATGATGAACTAAGGTGGAGTGTAGTGAATTATGACTTATGTGATAGGGATTGAggagtgattcataggtgatgGTTGTAATTATATGTGTGTGGTGGATACATATTTTTGCTTCACtatgatacttgtatatgcatGAATGTTGCAATATTAATCATACTTGTTGTAAATGAATTAGATAAAATTTCATTCCCATTAAATCATGACTTacatgtatgatcttgatgatgttcttgtgtttgtgattgtgGTATGAACATGATCAGATTGTCGTATTTCGACATAACTAACTTGAATCGAATTGACATGTTTAGGCATAACTAACTTGGATCAAATTGACACGTTCCGACATAATATTGGATCGAATTGCCACGTTCCAGCTTAGTAAtagtttgggtttgggttccgTGAGAGGACCCATGTGAGTTAATCATTGTTGTGTACTTTTTGACAATATGGCATGTGCTTGATATACGcatgtaaaatatattgttGTATTAGTGGTATAAGTTGCACTTAGCGGAGAATTGAATTGGCGGTAGTTGTACTAGatattttttacatgttttagaAAGGTTAAGCTATGATTAAGAATGTGGGAAGAGGGTTACTGATTAGGGTGATAAATGTATATTGGAGGTGATTCCAAGAGAGTGAATATGGAGAAGCGAGTGGTTTATTTCATGATCTCGCTGGttaatttcttatcttaagTGGTGGGGGTCTGATTGACCGATGATGCCTACCTACTGATACTACCCTTGATATGTCTTTTGACATGGTCTGGATGCTGGATTGGTGAGGTTCCATAGGCGCAAACGAAAATATTCCAACTTCCATTCTTCTTTTCGCATTTTGtaagttgtgtcttttatttattttgtccaGTGTACTCTTAGATCTTGTAACTTTTTAGACTGGGTACATGAGAGTCATTTAAAATActctaaaagttttaattaataatgtgttGAAGGCCTATTTATAAAAATCGTAGAGTTATAATTCTTCTTGTTTGTCAAAAATTTCCGCATGTTTTACTTTTCGGGTATGAGGGTTCTCCTTCTTAGATGTGGATGCCCGCACAATCTGGTAGGTTGGATCATGATACTTGACCCAAGTCATCTCAACAAAATTGACCTTTAGATGGGATAAAGACCACCCAAATTACTCAATCTATTCTTCTAAGAAGGATGTTAGTTTCAAACCTCAGTAGTTGTCTACGCTACTGTGCCTTGGATAATACATATTTCAAGTTTAGGTTTAGAGTCAGGATTAGATGTGGATGAGCATATTGATCTAAACATGTGACTCAGAGACATTCATTTATTGATTCAGCCTAGTTGACCATTAAGCCCATCTCAACCCAATTCATGTCAAAACAAGTAAGCTTTGGGTGAGTTAATGATTCAACCAATTAATAACTCAACCATCTTGAACATTTCAGTTCAAGCTCAACCACCATTTGACACTCATAGGCTTACAATGAAGCTTTGAAACTATAGTTGATCTGTTAAGCAGTTCAACTTAGATGAGTGAGCTACCCAAGTTagccaaattttattttagtcaCAATGAATGGGTTACAAGTGTGTTAACATATTGACTCTTTTGAGTGATTTTCacaataaattttttgtatgctactattataattttgatCTCATTAGGAAAAATAGTACAAAAGTAATCATTATGTTATAAACAGGAGCAAAATTCTTGTGGGGTGTcaagatttttaatttaacgTTGAGAAAGACTTCATTAGTATCAAGTTATAGTGATGTAAAATAACTTGGTCATAAATTATGCTAAATTGCCTTACAAATAGTTATATTGATCGCCATAACTTCGGTTACAAATCTGAATAAATCACCATAATCATTTAAACTTTAACGACTAtataatattgattaatttatcttttgatatttttggaaTTCTTTCAAAGGAATTAGAATTGCTACACTTCCTACTTGTATTGTATATGTCCATTTATACTTTgtagttttagaaaaatcaaatcaGTTTCTTGATATTAAACTGAAATTATGCTCTGGACAACTCAATGATTAATGAGTGTGTAGAATTTCCCCAATCATTCATTGAAATTACTTTCCTTTACTAATCATGAATAACTTGGCTCTAAGGGTTTAATCTCTCTTTTGGAAAGGGTTAAACATGGGGAAATTTGACATTTTAGCTACGTAACTTTGtgttaaattaatgaattatgGGATAACGAGTGATAAACCTGTGAAATTAGTATTTATGGGAAAAAAGAGTCGTGAAGAACTCTATTTTAGCAATTTGGAATTCTActttattcattaatatttttataaatttattgttaaggttggtcaaaatatttcttttttgaactttttagCAAGATTGTAACTTAAgtaacttttaattattatcCCTATATTCCATTTTGCTTATCTATAAGTTCTTGCTCTTTTTTTCTACCATTCTTTTTCCTCAATTGATTGAAAGTTTTTGTTTCGCGAGTTATGGTATATATTGTCCGCATATTTATGAGGGATCATCATACCTTATTTATTTGAACTTCTCAATATTCTAGTGTTAAAAAGTTAATGTGAAATCACATTGGTCATACAAATTagtaaattctttttaatttactCCATCTCCACTAAATACTCACTCCTCTTTCTTTGCGATATACTTTCTTACTTAAATAATTTTGCCTATAGAAAGAAAGATACGTCAATATTGAAGATGAAAGTGTAGTTAAGGTAAAAATTATCTATATTTCCTTTACCTAACGATGAAAGAGAATATGGACTACTTTTTTGCAGATAATAATATTGTGCCCCCCATGATTTCATGCGCGTAATTTCTTTTTGTAGCTACAAAAAAAGTTCGGAGGCATAATTGATAAGTAGGAGACCTCACATTTATCTATAATCCTCATGATACATTTAAGCCTATGATATAAGTACTTGAACATCAGAAGGATTTCAATGATTACCAAACTCCTCTACTATTGATGTTTATTGGTTAGGGAAACGCCAATTTtaagattttcttgattattatgtataaGATTTTGATATCTAAAGAGTAAATAATCCTTACTCATTGTGCGTGAGAGTTCATTTGGAGAATCacaaatttgatttcaaattgtTCTCAAATTTTTGGAGGAGAAAAATCTTAAGGGTTACTTCATCTTTGGGGATC comes from Solanum pennellii chromosome 1, SPENNV200 and encodes:
- the LOC114074378 gene encoding uncharacterized protein LOC114074378, translating into MDLLASDGKGFEVYLVGGCVSDLILDRTPKEFYILTSAELKEIRQEFEGKKAVNLVFSRNIFSSNQVSSFTATGSKFERNVYNVVRRPACSEADFIHWKNRVAFFFFLLELYFNFINIKIVLICCYPKLIA